One Microbacterium sp. zg-B96 genomic region harbors:
- a CDS encoding FAD-binding oxidoreductase codes for MTLQDQPVDTRATQLRDALGDRIVLAGDAEYDTARLPWNVVADQRPFAVARPESAEDVVDVVRAVAAAGLRVAPQSTGHAAGALSWADLSDVVIVSLARLRGVTVDPAVRTARVLGGSHWNDVLAASAPHGLTALHGSAGDVSVVGYSLNGGVSFYARAHGLAVGSIREVQLVTADGALVRASADEHSDLFWAVRGGSGAFGVVVSVEIDLLPYPDVFAGMLLWDVSHAARVSHAWAQWTAAAPESVTTALRILHLPPMPELPPFLSGRSLVVIDGAILETDAAASALLEPLRALAPEIDTFARIPAAGVVEIHMDPPTPTPAVSAHAVLDGLPAGAVDAFVAVSATPGLFVAELRHIGGAAARPIADGGALSAIAGEYVVQGLAIAPTPESVPMVDAAVRAAVAALAPWHTGAVALTFIDVADADATPAYGAGLERLRQLKAEHDPQGVFVPARPF; via the coding sequence ATGACACTGCAAGACCAGCCCGTCGACACGCGTGCAACGCAGTTGCGGGACGCGCTCGGGGACCGGATCGTGCTCGCCGGCGACGCCGAGTACGACACCGCCCGCCTGCCCTGGAACGTCGTCGCCGACCAGCGCCCGTTCGCCGTCGCGCGGCCCGAGAGCGCCGAAGATGTCGTGGACGTCGTGCGCGCCGTCGCCGCCGCAGGGTTGCGCGTCGCGCCGCAGTCGACCGGTCACGCCGCCGGGGCGCTGTCATGGGCGGACCTATCCGACGTCGTGATCGTGAGCCTCGCGCGGCTGCGCGGCGTGACCGTCGACCCGGCCGTGCGCACCGCCCGGGTGCTCGGTGGATCGCACTGGAACGACGTGCTCGCCGCCAGCGCCCCGCACGGTCTCACCGCACTGCACGGCAGCGCGGGCGACGTTTCGGTCGTCGGCTACTCGCTCAACGGCGGAGTGTCGTTCTACGCCCGAGCGCACGGCCTGGCCGTGGGCAGCATACGCGAGGTGCAGCTGGTGACCGCCGACGGTGCGCTCGTGCGTGCGAGCGCCGACGAGCACAGCGACCTGTTCTGGGCGGTGCGCGGCGGATCCGGCGCGTTCGGCGTGGTCGTCTCGGTCGAGATCGACCTGCTGCCGTATCCCGACGTGTTCGCAGGGATGCTGCTGTGGGACGTGTCGCACGCAGCGCGCGTCTCGCACGCGTGGGCGCAGTGGACCGCGGCGGCGCCGGAGAGCGTGACCACAGCGCTGCGCATCCTGCACCTCCCGCCGATGCCCGAGCTGCCCCCGTTCCTGAGCGGGCGGTCGCTCGTCGTGATCGATGGAGCGATCCTGGAGACGGATGCCGCGGCATCCGCCCTGCTCGAGCCACTGCGTGCCCTGGCGCCCGAGATCGACACGTTCGCGCGCATTCCCGCCGCCGGCGTCGTGGAGATCCACATGGATCCGCCGACGCCCACCCCCGCCGTCTCGGCGCACGCCGTGCTCGATGGGCTGCCCGCCGGGGCCGTCGACGCGTTCGTCGCCGTCTCGGCCACGCCCGGACTGTTCGTCGCCGAACTGCGTCACATCGGGGGAGCCGCGGCGCGGCCGATTGCCGACGGCGGGGCATTGTCGGCGATCGCCGGCGAGTACGTCGTGCAAGGGCTCGCAATCGCGCCCACGCCGGAGAGCGTGCCGATGGTGGATGCCGCCGTGCGCGCGGCCGTCGCCGCGCTGGCGCCGTGGCACACCGGTGCGGTGGCGCTGACGTTCATCGATGTCGCCGACGCCGATGCCACCCCCGCCTACGGCGCGGGGCTGGAGCGGCTGCGGCAGCTGAAAGCCGAACACGACCCGCAGGGGGTGTTCGTGCCGGCGAGGCCGTTCTAG
- a CDS encoding glycosyltransferase family 2 protein: MTAETGSRPTVSVVIPVKDDDTELRRCLRALALQTRLPDEIVVVDNGSTDSSAEVARALGAHVVRCDEPGIPAASACGYDVATGDYILRLDADCRPSHTWVQTMAEALEQRPEVAAFTGGARFIDGPRRLRRPLAAVYLGAYAVVTASALGHLPLFGSNLAFRASAWREVRDGVHRHDPEVHDDLDLAFHLGDRHRIRYLRRAAMGISMRPFGDRVGFRRRVWRGVHTVTVHWPEEFPPVRWQKLAMRRGLHSLNVPTPKQRAR, translated from the coding sequence GTGACCGCAGAAACCGGGAGCAGGCCCACCGTGTCGGTGGTGATCCCGGTGAAGGACGACGACACCGAATTGCGGCGGTGCCTGCGCGCCCTCGCGCTGCAGACCCGCCTGCCCGATGAGATCGTCGTCGTCGACAACGGCTCCACCGATTCCTCGGCCGAGGTGGCGCGGGCTCTCGGTGCACACGTCGTGCGCTGCGACGAGCCCGGCATCCCGGCCGCCAGCGCCTGCGGCTACGACGTCGCGACGGGCGACTACATCCTGCGCCTCGACGCCGATTGCCGCCCCTCGCACACGTGGGTGCAGACGATGGCCGAGGCGCTCGAGCAACGTCCCGAAGTCGCCGCGTTCACCGGCGGCGCCCGGTTCATCGACGGCCCCCGCCGGCTGCGTCGGCCGCTGGCCGCCGTCTACCTCGGCGCTTATGCCGTGGTCACGGCGTCGGCGTTGGGCCACCTGCCCCTGTTCGGCTCCAACCTCGCCTTCCGCGCCTCCGCCTGGCGCGAGGTGCGCGATGGGGTCCACCGGCACGACCCTGAGGTGCACGACGATCTCGACCTGGCGTTCCACCTGGGCGACCGCCACCGCATCCGGTATCTCCGCCGCGCCGCGATGGGCATCTCGATGCGCCCCTTCGGCGACCGCGTCGGCTTCCGCCGCCGGGTGTGGCGTGGCGTGCACACCGTCACGGTGCACTGGCCCGAGGAGTTCCCGCCGGTGCGGTGGCAGAAACTCGCGATGCGCCGCGGACTGCACAGCCTGAACGTGCCGACCCCGAAACAGCGTGCCCGATGA
- a CDS encoding DUF427 domain-containing protein, giving the protein MTRPVREEVGPGQESVWDYPRPPRVERVDRRVRIELGGQQIVDTRDVVRVLETSHPPVYYLPIADFAPGSLSPGQGTSFCEFKGAARYLDVQAGEVIRAAAAWNYPRPSRGYELLTDRVAVYPQPMDRCLVDDDVVVPQPGRFYGGWITPDVVGPFKGAPGSTGW; this is encoded by the coding sequence GTGACACGTCCGGTACGCGAGGAGGTCGGCCCCGGGCAGGAGTCGGTGTGGGACTATCCGCGACCGCCTCGCGTCGAACGTGTCGACCGGCGGGTGCGGATCGAGCTGGGCGGACAGCAGATCGTCGACACCCGCGACGTCGTACGGGTGCTTGAGACGAGTCATCCGCCGGTCTACTACCTGCCGATCGCCGATTTCGCGCCGGGGTCGCTCAGCCCAGGCCAGGGGACGTCATTCTGCGAGTTCAAGGGGGCCGCGCGCTATCTCGACGTGCAGGCAGGCGAGGTGATCCGTGCGGCGGCGGCGTGGAATTACCCTCGTCCCTCGCGCGGGTACGAGCTGCTCACCGATCGCGTCGCGGTGTACCCGCAGCCGATGGACCGGTGCCTCGTCGATGACGACGTCGTGGTGCCGCAGCCGGGCAGGTTCTACGGCGGGTGGATTACGCCCGACGTCGTCGGACCGTTCAAGGGCGCGCCCGGCTCCACCGGATGGTGA
- the msrA gene encoding peptide-methionine (S)-S-oxide reductase MsrA, with protein sequence MTDTGAITRTPGTETAVLAGGCFWGVEDLIRRQPGVLDTRVGYTGGQNDHPTYRHHPGHAEAVEIVFDPTKTTYRDILAFFFQIHDPSTLNRQGNDIGTSYRSAIFPLTPEQEQIARETIADVDASGIWPAKVVTTIEPAGPFWEAEPEHQDYLQRIPNGYTCHFVRPGWVLPKRDAATQTA encoded by the coding sequence ATGACCGACACCGGAGCCATCACCCGCACCCCCGGCACCGAGACCGCCGTGCTCGCCGGCGGCTGTTTCTGGGGCGTCGAAGACCTGATCCGCCGCCAGCCCGGAGTGCTCGACACCCGCGTCGGCTACACCGGCGGGCAGAACGACCACCCCACCTACCGCCACCACCCCGGTCACGCCGAGGCAGTCGAGATCGTCTTCGACCCCACCAAGACCACCTACCGCGACATCCTGGCGTTCTTCTTCCAGATCCACGACCCGTCGACCCTCAACCGGCAGGGCAACGACATCGGCACGAGCTACCGCTCGGCGATCTTCCCGCTCACCCCCGAACAGGAGCAGATCGCGCGCGAGACCATCGCCGACGTGGATGCCTCGGGGATCTGGCCCGCCAAGGTCGTCACCACGATTGAGCCGGCCGGCCCGTTCTGGGAGGCCGAGCCCGAGCACCAGGACTACCTGCAGCGCATCCCGAACGGCTACACCTGCCACTTCGTGCGTCCCGGCTGGGTGCTGCCCAAGCGCGACGCCGCAACGCAGACCGCGTAA
- a CDS encoding LuxR C-terminal-related transcriptional regulator has product MASALALGRARSDIDVMSRAGLPLLHFADEAAAALQTAVPFVAACLSTLDPATAMVSSTAKLGALTGRNEGDILWAQIEYGGDDPTTYSAMLAAGEVALGLHEATAGEVERSPRMAQLLRPHFDFHDEARAVFTDRNGSWGAFAVFRGSDDAPFSPDEIAFIAAVAPAFTRGIRTGLLAQQGSVDEPPAAGPAVVVIDAHDRIVQSSPAAEQQLRQVSAAAGMGDPLVAVQALVSAARRLTRSESDRMPRVRVRRHDGVWLVLQAAPLGGSGDRAGDVVVTIEQARPQEVVDLVAAAFGLTVREREVVGMVLRGADTREIAGAMHLSPYTVQDHLKSVFDKAGVTSRRELVSRAYFDQFARSAAVLGPGGWQASAT; this is encoded by the coding sequence ATGGCCTCGGCACTCGCCCTGGGGCGCGCCCGCAGCGACATCGATGTGATGTCGCGCGCCGGGTTGCCGCTGCTGCATTTCGCCGATGAGGCCGCCGCCGCCCTGCAGACGGCAGTCCCGTTCGTCGCAGCCTGCCTGTCGACGCTCGACCCGGCCACCGCGATGGTGTCCAGCACCGCCAAGCTCGGTGCGCTCACCGGACGCAATGAAGGGGACATCCTCTGGGCGCAGATCGAGTACGGCGGCGACGACCCCACCACGTACAGCGCGATGCTCGCCGCTGGCGAGGTCGCCCTCGGGCTGCACGAGGCGACTGCCGGCGAGGTGGAGCGCTCCCCGCGCATGGCGCAGCTGTTGCGGCCGCACTTCGACTTTCACGACGAAGCCCGGGCCGTGTTCACGGACCGCAACGGCAGCTGGGGCGCCTTCGCTGTCTTCCGGGGCAGCGACGACGCGCCGTTCTCCCCCGACGAGATCGCCTTCATCGCGGCGGTTGCGCCTGCGTTCACCCGCGGCATCCGCACCGGCCTGCTCGCCCAGCAGGGCAGCGTCGACGAACCGCCCGCCGCCGGCCCCGCCGTGGTCGTGATCGACGCGCACGATCGCATCGTGCAATCGAGCCCCGCCGCCGAGCAGCAGCTGCGGCAGGTGTCCGCCGCCGCCGGAATGGGAGACCCGCTGGTGGCGGTGCAGGCTCTGGTCAGCGCCGCGCGCCGGTTGACGCGAAGCGAGAGCGACCGGATGCCGCGCGTACGCGTCCGCCGCCACGACGGCGTGTGGCTCGTGCTGCAGGCCGCGCCCCTGGGCGGCAGCGGCGACCGAGCCGGCGACGTGGTCGTGACCATCGAGCAGGCCCGCCCGCAAGAGGTCGTCGACCTCGTCGCGGCCGCCTTCGGACTGACGGTGCGCGAGCGCGAGGTCGTCGGGATGGTGCTGCGCGGCGCCGACACCCGGGAGATCGCCGGTGCGATGCACCTGTCGCCGTACACCGTGCAGGATCACCTCAAGTCGGTGTTCGACAAGGCTGGCGTGACCAGCCGCCGCGAATTGGTCTCGCGGGCGTACTTCGATCAATTCGCCCGGTCCGCCGCCGTGCTCGGCCCCGGCGGCTGGCAGGCATCCGCCACCTGA
- a CDS encoding TetR/AcrR family transcriptional regulator — MEPDVKTHGSSYRQEQAEATRVRIAEAAQGLFARDGYAATSMDAIAKEAGVGNRTVYAAFGAKREILNLICERWLERADARGLARGILAEPDPVARVRGAAHWLTVLYATDFDVVRILDTAMDEDADTRAVLRAKLRGRNRVMDQLIASVEESLVQPLADAQAIYRAFAAPGVFGELVVDSGWEPERFEEWLAGMLVAQLLRATP, encoded by the coding sequence GTGGAGCCGGACGTCAAGACCCATGGTTCGTCGTACCGCCAGGAGCAGGCGGAGGCGACCCGCGTGCGTATCGCGGAGGCCGCGCAGGGCCTGTTCGCGCGTGATGGCTACGCGGCGACGAGCATGGATGCCATCGCGAAAGAGGCCGGCGTCGGCAACCGCACCGTGTACGCCGCGTTCGGAGCCAAGCGCGAGATCCTCAACCTCATCTGCGAGCGCTGGCTGGAGCGCGCCGACGCTCGGGGGCTCGCCCGCGGCATCCTGGCCGAGCCCGACCCGGTCGCACGAGTGCGCGGCGCCGCGCACTGGCTCACGGTGCTGTACGCCACCGATTTCGACGTCGTGCGCATCCTCGATACCGCCATGGACGAGGATGCCGACACCCGCGCCGTGCTGCGCGCGAAGCTTCGCGGCCGCAACCGGGTGATGGACCAGCTGATCGCGTCGGTGGAGGAGTCGCTCGTGCAGCCGCTGGCGGATGCGCAGGCGATCTACCGGGCGTTCGCCGCGCCCGGGGTCTTCGGCGAACTCGTCGTCGACTCCGGCTGGGAGCCGGAGCGCTTCGAGGAGTGGCTCGCCGGCATGCTGGTGGCGCAACTGCTGCGCGCGACGCCGTGA
- a CDS encoding response regulator transcription factor: MDQKPRLLYVEDESEIASIVNEVLADEYDIDHATTGEEGLRLALGRRYDVMVIDRRLPGMSGVDLLEAVRTARIATPAIMLTALGAVDDKVSGLDAGADDYLVKPFDFAELRARLRALRRGRGAGDRREIGDWVFTPASQALYSPSDGRIALTQAETELLELLTSSPEHVFSRDEIIASVFPGGSAATVDTYVHYIRRKSTPEIIDTVRARGYRAGTPR; encoded by the coding sequence ATGGACCAGAAGCCTCGACTGCTCTATGTCGAGGATGAATCGGAGATCGCCTCGATCGTCAACGAAGTGCTCGCCGATGAGTACGACATCGACCACGCGACCACGGGCGAAGAGGGCCTGCGCCTCGCGCTCGGCCGCCGCTACGACGTGATGGTCATCGACCGGCGCCTGCCCGGCATGTCGGGAGTCGACCTGCTCGAAGCGGTGCGAACCGCCCGCATCGCCACCCCGGCGATCATGCTCACGGCGCTCGGCGCCGTCGACGACAAGGTGAGCGGATTGGATGCCGGCGCCGACGACTACCTCGTGAAGCCCTTCGACTTCGCCGAACTGCGCGCCCGGCTCCGAGCGCTGCGCCGCGGCCGCGGCGCCGGAGATCGCCGCGAGATCGGCGACTGGGTGTTCACCCCGGCCAGCCAGGCGCTGTATTCGCCGTCCGACGGCCGCATCGCGCTGACGCAGGCCGAAACCGAGCTGCTGGAACTGCTCACCTCGAGCCCCGAGCACGTGTTCTCCCGCGACGAGATCATCGCGAGCGTCTTCCCCGGCGGATCCGCGGCCACCGTCGACACCTACGTCCACTACATCCGGCGCAAGTCCACGCCCGAGATCATCGACACCGTCCGCGCCCGCGGCTACCGCGCCGGGACACCGCGATGA
- the zapE gene encoding cell division protein ZapE encodes MKRTDELVRAVAAAASADGCSLDPAQRATLDRLAVLGGELTGGSVRRGSARSLYVHGDAGRGKSWLADAFYAALPIQQKTRVHFHGFFDELHRSIHNHRSERDAVERAIDDVAGSTRLLFFDELHVHDSGDARLLTRLLDHVFARGLTVLATSNYAPDDLLPNPIWHHIFEPGIALIKANMEVWPLNGPIDYRTVTHNHTRGFAAGTWSTATPPLRSFQPRSVTVRGRSFPVASTDNGELTATFDQLCRTPTSTVEYLQWAREFSRWSITEVPAFSAADPEAQQRFINLVDVLVDADVPVGFSAAVYLDDFLADASRRPDAFRMASRLRLLRNAGVPKRAAESPIFDPIPLV; translated from the coding sequence GTGAAACGGACAGACGAACTCGTTCGCGCCGTAGCGGCAGCGGCCTCCGCTGACGGGTGCTCGCTCGATCCGGCCCAACGCGCCACATTGGATCGGCTCGCTGTGCTGGGCGGCGAGCTGACCGGAGGCTCGGTCCGACGGGGATCCGCGCGCAGCCTCTACGTGCACGGCGACGCCGGCCGAGGCAAGTCCTGGTTGGCCGATGCGTTCTACGCGGCGCTTCCGATCCAGCAGAAGACGCGCGTTCACTTCCACGGATTCTTCGACGAGCTGCATCGCAGCATCCACAATCACCGGAGTGAACGCGACGCTGTGGAACGCGCGATCGATGACGTGGCTGGGAGCACCCGGCTTCTCTTCTTCGACGAACTGCACGTGCATGATTCCGGCGACGCTCGCCTCCTCACGCGGCTGCTCGACCACGTGTTCGCTCGAGGACTGACTGTCCTGGCGACATCGAACTACGCGCCCGACGACCTTCTGCCTAACCCGATCTGGCACCACATTTTTGAGCCGGGCATCGCCCTGATCAAAGCCAACATGGAGGTCTGGCCGCTCAACGGCCCCATTGACTACCGGACGGTCACCCACAACCACACGCGCGGCTTCGCAGCGGGCACCTGGTCGACAGCGACACCTCCGCTCAGGTCGTTCCAGCCGCGCAGTGTCACCGTGCGGGGAAGATCATTCCCGGTGGCCTCGACAGACAACGGCGAGCTGACGGCGACATTCGATCAGTTATGCCGCACGCCTACGTCAACGGTGGAATACCTGCAATGGGCCCGCGAGTTCAGCCGCTGGTCGATAACGGAGGTGCCGGCATTCAGCGCCGCCGATCCCGAGGCTCAACAGCGTTTCATCAACCTCGTGGACGTCCTCGTTGATGCGGACGTGCCGGTCGGGTTCTCCGCTGCCGTCTACCTCGACGACTTCCTCGCGGATGCCTCCCGGCGCCCCGATGCCTTCCGTATGGCCAGTCGCCTACGGCTCCTCCGCAATGCAGGCGTCCCGAAGCGCGCCGCCGAATCCCCGATCTTCGACCCGATACCGCTCGTATAG
- a CDS encoding HAMP domain-containing sensor histidine kinase, producing MSEQTDAAIAADQRRVERAALRAGLWVALASAAVVGLITAVTVTVMIVASRPERRPPRDGDGAFGDLGDGGPRARVIDLDDVVPLAIALGILGVIALGVIAWYASKRAAQPLAEALRVQRAFVADASHELRTPLTTLTSRIQLAQHRAERGGDVDAVLADLRRDAAVMDAALTDLLVSAESAGARAGDESAVAPVAAAAADAAAVIEPRAAERGVAIVVDAPAELEVGADRAALTRALIALIDNAVRYSPAGSAVRVQARPAGRHVAIRVIDQGTGIAGIAPDRLFERFARSTEPSGRSGFGLGLALVRDIATRFGGSIELESTSPQGTAFLLTLPARGRHGAARAD from the coding sequence ATGAGTGAGCAGACGGATGCCGCCATCGCCGCGGACCAGCGGCGGGTGGAGCGCGCCGCACTGCGCGCGGGCCTGTGGGTGGCGCTGGCATCCGCCGCGGTCGTCGGGCTGATCACGGCGGTGACGGTGACCGTGATGATCGTCGCCTCGCGCCCTGAGCGCCGGCCGCCGCGCGACGGCGACGGCGCGTTCGGTGACCTCGGTGACGGCGGTCCCCGAGCGCGCGTCATCGACCTCGACGACGTCGTGCCCCTCGCGATCGCCCTCGGTATCCTCGGCGTCATCGCCCTCGGTGTCATCGCCTGGTACGCCTCCAAACGCGCGGCGCAGCCGCTGGCCGAAGCCCTCCGCGTACAGCGGGCATTCGTCGCGGACGCGAGCCACGAGCTGCGCACCCCGCTGACCACGCTCACCAGCCGCATTCAGCTGGCGCAGCATCGCGCCGAACGCGGCGGCGACGTCGACGCGGTGCTGGCCGACCTGCGCAGGGATGCTGCGGTGATGGATGCCGCATTGACCGACCTGCTCGTCAGCGCCGAGTCGGCGGGTGCTCGCGCCGGGGACGAGAGCGCGGTCGCGCCGGTGGCGGCGGCCGCCGCCGACGCCGCGGCGGTGATCGAGCCGCGTGCGGCCGAGCGAGGGGTTGCGATCGTCGTGGACGCGCCTGCCGAGCTCGAGGTCGGGGCCGACCGCGCCGCGCTCACCCGCGCGCTGATCGCCCTGATCGACAACGCGGTGCGGTACTCCCCCGCCGGATCCGCGGTGCGCGTGCAGGCGCGGCCGGCCGGGCGGCACGTGGCGATCCGCGTGATCGATCAGGGCACCGGCATCGCCGGCATCGCCCCCGACCGCCTGTTCGAGCGCTTCGCGCGATCGACCGAGCCGAGCGGCCGGAGCGGATTCGGGCTGGGGCTCGCGCTGGTGCGCGACATCGCGACGCGCTTCGGCGGATCGATCGAGCTGGAGAGCACGTCGCCGCAGGGGACGGCGTTCCTGCTGACGCTGCCGGCGCGCGGCAGGCACGGCGCAGCCCGGGCTGACTGA
- a CDS encoding DUF6176 family protein, protein MIALGIRRIKPEHRAELQAWLLRVNTELRDEAIATLVAEGVTHEKAVIVDTSDGPLLVYAMETNDPQRAEEVSSASESWLDAEHRRVMHLSDGGAPSRRKVLDVSAPIDLSR, encoded by the coding sequence ATGATTGCCCTGGGCATCCGACGCATCAAGCCGGAGCATCGCGCAGAACTACAGGCCTGGCTACTGCGGGTCAATACCGAGTTGCGAGACGAGGCGATAGCAACTCTCGTCGCCGAGGGAGTGACGCACGAGAAGGCTGTCATCGTGGACACGAGCGACGGCCCACTCCTGGTCTACGCGATGGAGACGAACGACCCTCAGCGCGCTGAGGAGGTGTCGAGTGCGTCCGAATCATGGCTGGATGCCGAGCATCGGAGAGTGATGCATCTTTCCGACGGTGGCGCCCCTAGTCGTCGGAAAGTACTAGATGTCTCAGCGCCTATCGACCTCTCCCGGTGA
- a CDS encoding SDR family oxidoreductase codes for MNSAEAKVVAITGGSRGIGAAIARRLAADGFRVAIGYRADEASADALVDEMLAQGYVAQSFLVDITDFDSLERFLDGAIEMGELVGVVGNAGAVRAVGVLTSLDPSEIRRDIDVNFLGPVLTCRAAATRLADTGGSIVLIGSAATTSGSPGTYVHYAAAKSAVATLTVGLARELASSGVRVNCVEPGTIWTDFHADPERPAKVASSIPLGRAGSPEEIAGAVAWFLSADAAYATGAVLRVAGGL; via the coding sequence GTGAACTCTGCCGAGGCGAAGGTGGTCGCGATCACGGGTGGATCCCGCGGGATAGGTGCGGCCATTGCCCGCCGACTCGCGGCCGACGGTTTTCGCGTAGCAATCGGATACCGCGCCGACGAGGCGAGCGCTGACGCGCTGGTCGACGAGATGCTCGCTCAGGGCTATGTCGCTCAGTCTTTTCTCGTCGACATCACCGACTTCGACTCGCTTGAGAGATTCCTTGACGGAGCGATTGAGATGGGCGAGTTGGTTGGCGTCGTTGGGAACGCGGGTGCTGTCCGCGCCGTGGGCGTTCTGACATCTCTCGATCCCTCCGAGATTCGTCGCGACATCGACGTCAACTTCCTCGGGCCCGTGCTGACCTGCCGCGCCGCCGCAACGCGTCTTGCCGACACCGGAGGATCAATCGTCCTCATCGGGTCAGCTGCCACAACGAGTGGCAGCCCGGGAACCTACGTTCACTATGCCGCCGCAAAGTCTGCCGTCGCGACGCTCACGGTCGGCCTCGCACGTGAACTTGCCTCCAGTGGAGTTCGCGTGAACTGCGTGGAACCCGGCACCATTTGGACCGACTTCCACGCCGACCCGGAGCGGCCAGCGAAAGTGGCCAGTTCCATCCCGCTCGGCCGAGCGGGAAGCCCCGAGGAAATCGCGGGAGCCGTGGCGTGGTTCCTGTCTGCGGATGCTGCGTATGCGACTGGCGCCGTGCTGAGAGTCGCCGGCGGTCTCTGA
- a CDS encoding nuclear transport factor 2 family protein gives MDFEVSDLLRLETAGWQSLCDGTGGDFYGSVMTDDGVMVLADGTVLDRAQVIAALADAPAWSAYEITDERLVELGPDAAAFVYRGRAFRASGGPPFDAVMSSVYVRREGTWRLAVYQQTAVPDEESVEL, from the coding sequence ATGGATTTCGAGGTCTCCGACTTGCTCCGGCTCGAGACCGCCGGCTGGCAGTCGCTGTGCGACGGCACGGGGGGCGACTTCTACGGGTCGGTGATGACAGACGACGGCGTCATGGTGCTCGCCGACGGAACGGTGCTCGACCGCGCACAGGTCATCGCCGCGCTGGCTGACGCCCCGGCCTGGTCGGCATACGAGATCACCGACGAGCGATTGGTCGAGCTCGGCCCGGATGCCGCGGCATTCGTCTACCGCGGCCGGGCCTTCCGCGCATCGGGCGGTCCGCCGTTCGACGCCGTGATGTCGAGCGTCTACGTGCGCCGGGAAGGAACGTGGCGCCTCGCCGTGTACCAGCAGACTGCGGTGCCAGACGAGGAGAGCGTCGAGCTCTGA
- a CDS encoding ester cyclase, translated as MDATRIESAALQVVERMLHEGFATGNQDIVDELCSPDLIEHQFGLSGSGPEAIAKVKRGIADVHRAMPDLVFRVADWAEHDDIVWVRAEAEATNTGPFLGPATGRPVSFTVIDVARVRDGRIVEHWGVPDRFEILVRLGRVPQVAE; from the coding sequence ATGGATGCCACACGGATCGAATCGGCCGCCCTGCAGGTGGTCGAACGGATGCTGCACGAGGGCTTCGCCACGGGCAATCAGGACATCGTCGACGAGCTGTGCTCGCCCGATCTCATCGAGCATCAGTTCGGGCTCTCCGGCAGCGGCCCCGAGGCGATCGCGAAGGTCAAGCGCGGCATCGCCGACGTGCACCGCGCGATGCCCGACCTCGTCTTCCGGGTCGCCGACTGGGCCGAGCACGACGACATCGTCTGGGTGCGCGCCGAAGCAGAGGCCACGAACACCGGACCGTTCCTGGGACCGGCGACGGGGCGACCGGTGAGCTTCACCGTGATCGACGTCGCACGCGTGCGCGATGGCCGCATCGTCGAGCACTGGGGAGTGCCCGACCGCTTCGAGATCCTGGTGCGACTGGGGCGAGTGCCCCAGGTCGCCGAGTGA
- a CDS encoding pyridoxamine 5'-phosphate oxidase family protein — MADTTELEKLNELLKKFRFAMVTTRQADGKLTAHPLTVQETESDGDLWFVIGRHAAAAQHVLHDPKVGVSFSSNDAWLSLAGTAEIVDDKAKLKEQWNSGLEAWFPQGPEDPEIVLLKVNAESGEYWDSPGGRVASALAFVKHKVTGERLEGENEKFDLT, encoded by the coding sequence ATGGCTGACACGACCGAGCTTGAGAAGCTGAACGAGCTGCTCAAGAAGTTCCGCTTCGCGATGGTGACCACGCGGCAAGCCGACGGCAAGCTGACCGCGCACCCGTTGACCGTGCAAGAGACCGAGTCCGACGGCGACCTCTGGTTCGTCATCGGTCGTCACGCCGCCGCCGCCCAGCACGTGCTGCACGACCCCAAAGTGGGGGTCTCGTTCAGCTCCAACGACGCCTGGCTGTCGCTGGCCGGCACCGCCGAGATCGTCGATGACAAGGCCAAGTTGAAGGAGCAGTGGAACTCGGGGCTCGAAGCCTGGTTCCCGCAGGGTCCGGAGGATCCCGAGATCGTGCTGCTCAAGGTCAACGCCGAGAGCGGCGAGTACTGGGACAGCCCGGGCGGCCGAGTCGCGAGCGCGCTGGCATTCGTCAAGCACAAGGTCACCGGTGAGCGCCTCGAGGGCGAGAACGAGAAGTTCGATCTCACGTGA